In Chiloscyllium plagiosum isolate BGI_BamShark_2017 chromosome 30, ASM401019v2, whole genome shotgun sequence, a genomic segment contains:
- the hspa5 gene encoding endoplasmic reticulum chaperone BiP, producing MRGYLLLLLISSVFADEDDKKESVGTVVGIDLGTTYSCVGVYKNGRVEIIANDQGNRITPSYVAFTTDGERLIGDAAKNQLTSNPENTVFDAKRLIGRTWNDPAVQQDVKYLPFKVIEKKNKPHVQLDISGEVKTFAPEEISAMVLTKMKETAEAYLGKKVTHAVVTVPAYFNDAQRQATKDAGTIAGLNVMRIINEPTAAAIAYGLDKREGEKNILVFDLGGGTFDVSLLTIDNGVFEVVATNGDTHLGGEDFDQRVMEHFVKLYKKKTGKDVRKDNRAVQKLRREVEKAKRGLSSQHQARIEIESFFEGEDFSETLTRAKFEELNMDLFRSTMKPVQKVMEDADLKKTEIDEIVLVGGSTRIPKIQQLVKEFFNGKEPSRGINPDEAVAYGAAVQAGVLSGEEDTGDLVLLDVCPLTLGIETVGGVMTKLIPRNTVVPTKKSQIFSTASDNQPTVTIKVYEGERPLTKDNHLLGTFDLTGIPPAPRGVPQIEVTFEIDVNGILRVTAEDKGTGNKNKITITNDQNRLTPEEIERMVNDAEKFAEEDLKLKERIDARNDLESYAYSLKNQIGDKEKLGGKLSTEDKETIEKAVEEKIEWLESHQDSDIEEFKAKKKELEEIVQPIVSKLYGSAGGPPPEEEEETEKDEL from the exons ATGAGAGGTTATTTGCTTCTGCTGCTAATCAGCAGTGTCTTTGCTGATGAGGATGATAAGAAAGAAAGTGTTGGTACTGTAGTTGGGATTGATCTTGGTACAACTTACTCTTG TGTTGGTGTCTACAAAAATGGACGTGTGGAAATTATTGCCAATGACCAGGGAAACAGAATCACTCCATCATATGTGGCCTTCACAACTGATGGTGAACGTCTGATAGGTGATGCTGCGAAGAACCAGCTCACCTCTAACCCAGAGAACACTGTTTTTGATGCCAAGCGGCTTATTGGACGAACCTGGAATGATCCAGCAGTACAGCAAGATGTCAAATACCTACCTTTTAAG GTAATTGAAAAGAAGAACAAACCTCATGTCCAACTTGATATTTCTGGTGAGGTCAAGACTTTTGCTCCAGAGGAGATATCTGCCATGGTATTGACTAAGATGAAAGAAACTGCTGAGGCTTACCTTGGCAAGAAG GTTACACATGCTGTGGTAACAGTACCTGCTTACTTCAATGATGCTCAACGTCAGGCTACAAAGGATGCTGGCACTATTGCTGGTCTGAATGTTATGAGGATCATCAATGAGCC AACTGCTGCTGCAATTGCCTATGGGCTGGACAAGCGAGAGGGTGAAAAGAACATTCTGGTGTTTGACCTTGGTGGTGGTACTTTTGATGTGTCACTGCTTACTATTGACAATGGGGTTTTTGAAGTAGTTGCTACAAATGGTGACACTCATCTAG GTGGTGAAGACTTCGACCAACGTGTAATGGAACATTTTGTCAAGTTGTACAAGAAGAAAACTGGAAAAGATGTTCGAAAGGATAACCGAGCCGTCCAGAAACTTCGCCGTGAAGTTGAAAAGGCCAAACGTGGTTTGTCTTCCCAACATCAAGCTAGAATTGAAATTGAATCTTTCTTTGAGGGTGAAGATTTCTCTGAAACTTTAACACGTGCAAAATTTGAGGAACTGAATATG GACCTCTTCCGATCAACCATGAAGCCTGTacagaaagtgatggaagatgctgATCTGAAGAAAACTGAAATTGATGAAATTGTACTTGTGGGTGGCTCCACTCGCATTCCTAAAATTCAGCAGCTGGTAAAGGAGTTCTTCAATGGCAAGGAACCATCTCGTGGAATCAACCCTGATGAGGCTGTGGCATATGGTGCCGCAGTACAGGCTGGTGTCCTCTCGGGAGAGGAAGATACTG GTGATCTTGTTCTCCTGGATGTTTGTCCTTTGACTCTTGGAATTGAAACTGTTGGTGGTGTCATGACCAAGCTAATACCACGTAATACTGTGGTTCCAACTAAGAAGTCTCAGATCTTCTCAACTGCTTCTGACAACCAACCTACTGTAACAATAAAGGTCTATGAAG GTGAACGACCACTGACCAAAGATAACCACCTGCTTGGTACCTTTGACTTAACTGGTATTCCTCCAGCACCTCGTGGTGTTCCTCAAATTGAAGTCACATTTGAAATAGATGTAAATGGCATCCTACGTGTTACAGCTGAAGACAAAGgcactggaaataaaaacaagatcACTATTACAAATGACCAGAACCGTCTGACCCCAGAGGAAATTGAGAGAATGGTGAATGATGCAGAGAAATTTGCTGAAGAGGATCTAAAACTTAAAGAACGTATTGATGCCAGAAATGATCTGGAGAGCTATGCCTATTCTCTGAAGAACCAGATTGGTGATAAAGAAAAACTTGGTGGTAAGCTATCAACAGAGGACAAAGAAACTATTGAGAAAGCTGTGGAGGAAAAGATTGAGTGGCTTGAAAGTCATCAAGATTCTGACATTGAAGAATTCAAAGCTAAGAAGAAGGAACTTGAAGAAATTGTTCAGCCAATAGTAAGTAAGCTGTATGGAAGTGCAGGTGGACCTCCTCCAGAAGAGGAAGAAGAGACTGAAAAGGATGAGTTGTAA